CCAGCATAAATAAAACCCTAAAAACAGAACTCAGTCTTGGTGTAAAAACATCGGTCTGAGTTTTGTTTTAAAATCATATTGAACTTAAAATATAAACCTATTCAAAAATATGAAAATATGGTATACTTATGGTAATAAAAGAGCGGTGATTCTCCACCATAAAGTGTAGAAACTAAAAGAGCGGTGTTTCCCCGCCATTAAGTAGGGAGTTAAAAGAGCGGTGTTTCCCCGCCATTAAGTAGGGAGTTAAAAGAGCGGTGTTTCCCCGCCATTAAGCAGGGAGTTAAAAGAGTAAGGTTGGTTATTAAAAAACCAACCTTTTTATATATAAGGAGATTATATGAAATTATATACAATTAATGAAGACTATATAAATTATTTAAGAAAATTTTCAGAAAATGTAAAATATAATAAAAATGAAAGCAGACCATATGTTGGTATTGTATTAAAAATCAATGACCATAATTATTTTGCTCCACTTGGTTCTCCAAAACCTAAACATATAAAAATGAAAGAAGCTCTTGATTTTATTAAAATAGAAAATGGAAAAACTGGAGTTATAAACTTAAATAATATGATACCAGTATCAAAAGATTATATTACAAATATCAAAACTAATACTTTATCTGATAAAAAATATGCTATTTTATTAGAAGACCAATTAAGATGGATTGAAAGAAATAAAGAGACTATAATTTCTAAAAGTCTTAAATTATATACATTAATTACTACAAAAGAAAATACCATATTTC
This DNA window, taken from Fusobacterium perfoetens, encodes the following:
- a CDS encoding type III toxin-antitoxin system ToxN/AbiQ family toxin, producing MKLYTINEDYINYLRKFSENVKYNKNESRPYVGIVLKINDHNYFAPLGSPKPKHIKMKEALDFIKIENGKTGVINLNNMIPVSKDYITNIKTNTLSDKKYAILLEDQLRWIERNKETIISKSLKLYTLITTKENTIFHKRTNDFKFLEEKALEYEKTNN